Proteins from a single region of Ananas comosus cultivar F153 linkage group 3, ASM154086v1, whole genome shotgun sequence:
- the LOC109707582 gene encoding protein CCA1-like, with product MKGKEEIKRAVVAFGEKKCPLGFGAMDAEENNLNTISNLVTHQAEIESNASPAVGLQLTDLGLCVDESIPKVRKPYTITKQRERWTEEEHKKFIEALQLHGRAWRRIEEHVGTKTAVQIRSHAQKFFAKVARDSSGNNCNSTGTSTAIEIPPPRPKRKPLHPYPRKLGGTHIKGIPVLKQLEKSSMQNSAICEQENRSPTSVLSTVGSEVFPSSCKSPISSATGSSEQENGGQSLTYSVNEENRCPSTPGLTTEVLPTMESNQNDHPNMEEASSEESPAPVFKLFGKTVIVTDASKPECPKQSRVVEMESHQNRTNMELDASSQQLSQSVLRGANPGSAEATAWNLWPGGVPPFFYCLPLAGDNVMAPTGAPLPYWTLYGGLPYPLVQPENAAYKQQDDKEAQREGSWTGSNTAPVSGRGEGDQRADVVDSKGVENLSEELIPASKLNPSENSAFTPISGKNKSSRGFVPYRRCAVESEYRRCAVESEMQHAQMAIDDAEGEKTRLCL from the exons ATGAAAGGGAAAGAGGAGATTAAACGGGCTGTAGTGGCGTTTGGTGAAAAAAAGTGCCCTCTTGGGTTTGGAGCAATGGATGCTGAG GAGAATAATTTGAACACAATTTCAAATCTTGTTACTCATCAAGCCGAGATCGAAAGCAATGCTTCGCCCGCGGTGGGCCTTCAATTGACTGATTTGGGTTTATGTGTGGATGAATCAATCCCCAAG GTAAGGAAGCCCTACACAATAACAAAGCAAAGGGAGAGATGGACTGAAGAGGAACACAAGAAATTTATCGAGGCTTTGCAACTTCATGGCCGCGCTTGGCGCCGCATAGAAG AGCATGTCGGTACCAAGACCGCGGTTCAAATCCGGAGCCACGCCCAGAAGTTCTTTGCTAAG GTTGCCCGTGATTCATCGGGAAATAACTGTAACAGTACAGGCACTTCGACGGCGATAGAAATACCTCCTCCTCGACCAAAGAGGAAGCCGCTACACCCTTACCCACGGAAATTGGGTGGCACACACATAAAGGGAATTCCGGTTTTGAAACAATTGGAGAAGTCCTCAATGCAGAATTCAGCTATATGTGAGCAAGAGAATAGATCGCCCACATCGGTTTTATCTACTGTTGGTTCAGAAGTATTTCCCAGCAGTTGTAAATCTCCGATTTCCTCTGCCACGGGATCGAGCGAGCAAGAAAATGGAGGACAATCACTGACCTACTCGGTGAATGAAGAGAATAGGTGTCCTTCAACCCCGGGGTTGACTACGGAAGTCCTACCTACCATG gaatcaaatcaaaatgacCACCCCAATATGGAAGAAGCATCTTCAGAGGAGTCCCCAGCTCCGGTTTTTAAGCTCTTCGGGAAGACGGTTATAGTCACGGACGCAAGCAAGCCTGAATGTCCAAAGCAATCTCGTGTTGTTGAAATGGAAAGCCACCAAAATCGCACAAATATGGAGCTTGATGCCTCGTCTCAGCAGCTTTCGCAGAGCGTTCTGCGTGGAGCTAATCCTGGCTCTGCTGAGGCTACTGCATGGAATCTGTGGCCGGGTGGAGTGCCGCCATTTTTTTACTGTTTGCCTCTTGCTGGAGATAATGTTATGGCACCAACTGGAGCACCTCTTCCATATTGGACCTTGTATGGTGGTTTACCTTATCCACTAGTTCAACCAGAGAATGCGGCCTACAAGCAACAGGACGATAAAGAGGCGCAGAGAGAAGGATCTTGGACTGGCTCGAACACTGCCCCTGTTAGTGGGAGAGGAGAAGGCGATCAAAGAGCCGATGTTGTCGATTCAAAAGGGGTGGAAAATTTATCTGAGGAACTGATACCGGCTTCTAAATTGAACCCAAGTGAGAACTCCGCCTTCACCCCAATAAGTGGCAAGAATAAGTCCTCTAGGGGATTTGTGCCGTACAGGAGATGCGCGGTCGAAAGCGAGTACAGGAGATGCGCGGTCGAAAGCGAGATGCAGCACGCGCAGATGGCGATTGACGATGCAGAGGGAGAAAAGACAAGGCTGTGTTTGTAG
- the LOC109707583 gene encoding RNA-binding motif protein, Y chromosome, family 1 member B produces the protein MATAAASFVPVASLLLPPPSSSSGRRGNAMGSSSSSSSFHSSLRSPPLSSPSTRLRSDARQRRRSGFAVACVSPTHDPASSAAATKLYVSGLSFRTTQESLRNAFEKFGQLVEVNLVMDRVANRPRGFAFLRYATEEESKKAIEGMHGKFLDGRVIFVEVAKPRSELRRSPKQSPRSSSFFIGKDWGT, from the exons ATGGCGACCGCAGCGGCGAGCTTCGTCCCCGTcgcctctcttcttcttcctcccccctcctcctcctctggaAGAAGAGGAAACGCCATGgggagctcctcctcctcttcgtcgTTTCACTCGTCGCTTCGatcccctcccctctcctctccttcgaCTCGGCTCCGCTCCGACGCGCGGCAGCGCCGCCGCAGCGGCTTCGCGGTGGCGTGCGTTTCTCCGACGCACGATCCcgcgtcctccgccgccgccaccaagCTTTACGTTAGTG GTCTTTCTTTTCGTACCACTCAAGAGAGTCTTCGGAATGCTTTCGAAAAATTTGGTCAGCTTGTGGAAG TGAACCTTGTGATGGATAGAGTAGCAAATAGACCCAGGGGCTTTGCATTTCTCCGTTATGCCACTGAGGAGGAATCTAAGAAGGCCATTGAGGGAATGCACGGAAAG TTCCTGGATGGCAGAGTTATATTCGTTGAAGTTGCAAAACCACGATCCGAGCTGCGCCGAAGTCCCAAGCAAAGCCCAAGGAGCTCCTCTTTCTTTATTGGGAAGGATTGGGGAACTTAG
- the LOC109707331 gene encoding ferredoxin--NADP reductase, leaf isozyme, chloroplastic-like, with the protein MAAAAAAFAAAVSLPSSSSISSPSPSLHKTCLLYPRGVAKAAVGRGGGVAPLRAQVTTEAPAKVEKVSKKQDEGLVTNKFKPKEPFIGRCLLNTKITGDDAPGETWHMVFSTDGQVPYREGQSIGVIPDGVDKNGKPHKLRLYSIASSALGDFGDSKTVSLCVKRLVYTNEQGEIVKGVCSNFLCDLKPGADVKITGPVGKEMLMPKDPNATVIMLATGTGIAPFRAFLWKMFFEKHEDYKFNGLAWLFLGVPTSSSLLYKEEFEKMEEKAPDNFRLDFAVSREQTNAKGEKMYIQTRMAEYAEELWELLKKDNTFVYMCGLKGMEKGIDDIMVSLAAKDGIDWATYKKELKKGEQWNVEVY; encoded by the exons atggccgccgccgccgccgcattcGCCGCGGCCGTgtccctcccctcctcctcctccatatCCTCCCCTTCTCCCTCGCTCCACAAG ACGTGCTTGTTGTACCCGAGAGGCGTCGCAAAGGCCGCAGTCGGGAGAGGGGGCGGCGTTGCGCCGTTACGAGCTCAGGTGACCACCGAGGCTCCGGCGAAGGTTGAGAAGGTCTCGAAGAAGCAGGACGAGGGGCTCGTCACCAACAAGTTCAAGCCCAAGGAGCCCTTCATCGGCCGCTGCCTCCTCAACACCAAGATCACCGGCGACGACGCCCCCGGCGAGACATGGCACATGGTCTTCAGCACCGATG ggcAGGTGCCCTACAGAGAGGGGCAATCCATTGGAGTGATCCCTGATGGGGTGGATAAGAATGGGAAGCCCCACAAGCTGAGATTGTACTCCATCGCCAGCAGCGCTCTCGGAGACTTCGGCGATTCCAAAACC GTTTCTCTCTGCGTGAAGCGGCTTGTTTATACCAATGAGCAGGGGGAGATAGTGAAAGGAGTTTGCTCGAACTTCCTAT GTGATCTCAAACCTGGTGCTGATGTCAAGATTACCGGACCAGTCGGAAAAGAAATGCTTATGCCAAAAGATCCTAACGCAACTGTTATAATG CTTGCGACAGGAACTGGGATTGCTCCTTTCCGCGCATTCTTGTGGAAAATGTTCTTTGAGAAGCACGAGGATTACAAG TTCAATGGACTAGCATGGCTCTTCTTGGGAGTTCCTACAAGCAGCTCCTTGCTTTATAAGGAG GAATttgagaagatggaggagaaggCGCCGGACAATTTCCGGCTCGACTTTGCAGTGAGCAGAGAGCAAACTAATGCCAAAGGCGAGAAGATGTACATCCAGACTCGCATGGCAGAGTATGCCGAGGAATTGTGGGAGCTACTCAAGAAGGACAATACCTTTGTATACATGTGTGGACTAAAGGGGATGGAGAAGGGTATCGATGACATTATGGTGTCTTTGGCCGCCAAAGACG GTATCGACTGGGCGACGTACAAGAAGGAACTAAAGAAAGGAGAACAGTGGAACGTGGAAGTGTATTGA
- the LOC109707844 gene encoding uncharacterized protein LOC109707844 → MEKENKEDYTLIHISHLHPLHLTDIPPAVAAAPTCHACRLRCSGSIFECAPCRFALHPPCARLPKMLPHPSHPAHPLSLLLAPAYTDGGIGGGFFACDACRRGGVAFAFHCSHCSFDLHPACAALPESVHHPSHPHPVALTYEYPFPAGTHLVCDLCRNSCDPMQWFYVCIECQFGGHVGCFVPTSPAKEFYQQTGPVQKDAAAAAAEADQAAVLLRQQQQQLMNAISTANMMSANANNFLKSAMMGGTMPGSTVLRDMSETNLEINFNKPGSEHTRREREKFYAQRRTYLN, encoded by the exons ATGGAGAAGGAAAACAAGGAAGATTACACCCTCATTCACATTAGCCACCTCCACCCCCTGCACCTCACCGACATCCCCCCCGCGGTCGCCGCCGCTCCGACGTGCCATGCCTGCCGCTTGCGGTGCAGCGGCTCCATCTTCGAATGCGCGCCGTGCCGCTTCGCGCTCCACCCACCGTGCGCCCGCCTCCCGAAGATGCTCCCCCACCCCTCCCACCCGGCGCaccccctctccctcctcctcgcccCCGCCTACACCGATGGCGGCATCGGCGGCGGCTTCTTCGCGTGCGACGCGTGCCGCCGCGGGGGCGTCGCCTTCGCCTTCCACTGCTCCCACTGCAGCTTCGACCTCCACCCGGCCTGCGCGGCGCTCCCAGAGAGTGTCCACCACCCGTCGCACCCCCACCCGGTGGCGCTCACCTATGAATACCCTTTCCCCGCGGGCACACATTTAGTATGCGACCTGTGTCGAAATTCGTGCGACCCCATGCAGTGGTTTTACGTGTGCATTGAGTGTCAATTCGGCGGCCACGTCGGGTGCTTCGTGCCCACGTCGCCGGCCAAGGAGTTTTACCAGCAAACCGGTCCGGTTCAGAAGgatgcagcggcggcggcggcggaggcggatcAGGCGGCGGTGCTTctgcggcagcagcagcagcagctgatgAATGCGATAAGTACGGCAAATATGATGTCGGCGAACGCGAACAACTTCTTGAAGTCGGCGATGATGGGGGGGACGATGCCGGGGTCGACAGTGCTCCGCGACATGTCGGAGACCAACCTGGAGATCAACTTCAACAAGCCGGGGAGCGAGCAtacgaggagggagagggagaagttCTACGCCCAG AGGAGGACATATTTGAACTGA
- the LOC109707330 gene encoding probable protein phosphatase 2C 43 isoform X2 yields the protein MCQILICTTYTINSWLARESGTISEDVVRNAFSATENGFLALVRRMREFKPLIAAVGSCCLVGVIWRGTLYVANVGDSRAVIGCLGRSNKIVAEQLTRDHNASVEEVRQELRSLHPDDSHIVVLKHGVWRIKGIIQVSRSIGDAYLKKPEFSVDPSVQRFRLSEPLRRPVLTAEPSLYTRVLCPQDKFLIFASDGLWEHLTNQQAVEIVHNYPRAGIARRLVKRALEEAARKREMSYADLKKLDKGIRRFFHDDITVIVIFIDHELLQESNPSIPELSIRGFTDAVMPSTFSVLDGIT from the exons ATGTGTCAGATTTTAATTTGCACGACCTACACTATAAACTCAT GGCTTGCTCGGGAAAGTGGAACGATATCTGAGGATGTTGTTAGAAATGCATTTTCTGCAACTGAGAATGGCTTCCTGGCACTTGTTCGGAGAATGCGTGAATTTAAGCCTTTGATTGCTGCTGTTGGATCTTGTTGTCTGGTTGGTGTTATATGGAGAGGAACTCTCTATGTAGCTAATGTGGGAGATTCTCGAGCTGTCATTGGTTGTTTGGGTAGGTCAAACAAAATTGTCGCTGAGCAACTGACAAGAGATCATAATGCTAGTGTGGAGGAAGTGAGACAAGAACTTCGATCTCTTCATCCGGATGATTCACATATTGTGGTACTTAAGCATGGGGTATGGCGTATCAAAGGCATTATTCAG GTTTCAAGATCTATTGGTGATGCATACTTGAAGAAGCCGGAGTTCTCCGTGGATCCATCTGTGCAGCGATTCCGGCTGTCGGAACCTCTTCGTCGCCCCGTACTGACAGCAGAGCCGTCCCTATACACGCGAGTGCTTTGTCCACAAGATAAGTTCTTAATATTTGCATCTGATGGACTGTGGGAGCACCTGACGAACCAACAAGCAGTCGAGATCGTCCATAATTACCCAAGAGCA GGAATTGCTAGGAGACTGGTTAAAAGAGCTCTCGAAGAAGCTGCACGGAAGAGGGAAATGAGCTATGCAGATCTCAAGAAACTGGACAAGGGGATCCGCCGTTTCTTCCATGATGACATTACGGTGATTGTTATCTTCATCGATCACGAGCTATTGCAAGAGAGTAATCCATCTATACCGGAACTCTCGATCCGCGGGTTTACAGATGCAGTCATGCCCTCAACTTTTTCGGTGTTGGATGGTATTACGTAG